In Bacillus sp. Marseille-Q1617, a genomic segment contains:
- a CDS encoding YvrJ family protein: MEYSVFIQLLGNFGFPIAVTLFLLVKLEKKLEQLELAIHALSKAFSKQEGKIDK, from the coding sequence ATGGAATATTCTGTGTTCATTCAATTACTGGGCAATTTCGGTTTTCCGATTGCAGTCACTCTTTTTCTGCTCGTCAAACTTGAAAAGAAACTCGAACAACTTGAACTTGCCATCCACGCCTTATCCAAAGCCTTTTCAAAACAAGAAGGCAAGATCGATAAGTAG
- a CDS encoding BCCT family transporter, translating into MENRTYLNKVFWISGIVVAILVVFGAAFPKLFAKGANAAFGFTTYAFGWFYLLAVLIFVLFLLALAISKYGKIRLGRDDERPEYPFFTWIGMLFSAGFGIGLVFWGIAEPMSHFFETPYPSTEPLTKEAARLSMAYSFFHWGLSQWSVFAIVGLIIAYFQFRKGENGLISTSLSPMFGKRKRAKGIKNTIDILAVIATVMGVATSLGLGILQINGGLNTVFGMDDSTLSQLLIILVLLILYLTSSTTGLDKGIKWLSNLNLSLALLLMVFVFISGPTVFILNTFTLGIGDYITNFIRYSLRLTPYQGGSWVQDWTIFYWAWAIAWSPFVGAFVARVSRGRTIREFIIGVLVIPPMIALLWIAVFGGTALHFDLFGGTSIAEAVNQDVAKALFTTYAELPFTMLLNVLSIILIFTFLITSADSATYILSSMTTEGSLHPPMFVKIVWGVLIAAIAAVLLLSSGLEGLQTASLVSALPFTVILLLMCFTLYRLLRKEIKPKPKVPKK; encoded by the coding sequence TTGGAGAATCGTACATATTTAAATAAAGTTTTTTGGATATCCGGAATTGTCGTTGCCATTTTAGTTGTATTTGGGGCAGCATTTCCTAAGCTTTTTGCCAAAGGGGCAAATGCAGCTTTTGGTTTCACTACATATGCATTCGGATGGTTTTACTTATTAGCCGTTCTCATTTTTGTATTATTTTTATTGGCCCTGGCCATCAGCAAGTATGGAAAGATACGTCTCGGACGGGACGACGAGAGGCCTGAATACCCGTTCTTCACGTGGATCGGGATGTTATTTTCCGCCGGATTCGGTATCGGCCTTGTTTTCTGGGGGATTGCAGAGCCGATGAGTCATTTTTTTGAAACCCCTTATCCTTCGACAGAACCACTGACGAAAGAAGCGGCACGTCTTTCGATGGCTTATTCCTTTTTCCACTGGGGGCTCAGCCAATGGTCGGTGTTCGCAATCGTTGGACTGATCATTGCCTACTTCCAGTTCAGGAAAGGGGAGAACGGCTTGATTTCCACCTCCCTGTCCCCGATGTTCGGCAAGCGTAAACGCGCCAAAGGAATTAAAAACACGATTGACATCCTTGCCGTCATCGCGACCGTCATGGGGGTTGCCACGTCACTCGGACTTGGGATCTTGCAAATCAATGGCGGGCTGAATACCGTATTCGGGATGGATGACAGCACCCTCTCACAATTATTGATCATTTTGGTGCTGTTGATCCTCTATTTGACATCATCCACTACTGGACTCGACAAGGGGATCAAATGGCTCAGCAACCTTAATCTGTCACTGGCTCTCCTATTGATGGTCTTTGTCTTTATCTCCGGACCGACCGTTTTCATCCTTAATACGTTCACGCTTGGAATCGGTGATTATATCACCAACTTCATCAGGTACAGCCTGCGCCTCACCCCTTATCAAGGCGGATCATGGGTGCAGGACTGGACGATTTTCTACTGGGCATGGGCCATCGCCTGGTCCCCGTTCGTCGGGGCCTTTGTAGCGAGGGTCTCAAGAGGACGGACCATTAGGGAATTCATTATCGGGGTGCTGGTCATCCCGCCGATGATCGCTTTATTATGGATCGCCGTCTTTGGCGGAACGGCCCTGCATTTCGACTTATTCGGGGGCACGTCCATCGCTGAAGCCGTCAACCAGGATGTGGCCAAGGCATTGTTCACGACATATGCAGAGCTGCCATTTACGATGCTCTTGAATGTTCTGTCCATCATTTTGATCTTCACATTCCTGATCACGTCAGCCGACTCGGCCACGTATATCCTGAGCAGCATGACAACAGAAGGAAGCCTGCATCCGCCGATGTTTGTAAAAATCGTCTGGGGCGTTCTCATCGCAGCGATCGCAGCCGTTCTGCTCCTATCAAGCGGCCTCGAAGGTCTGCAAACCGCCTCCCTCGTATCGGCTCTGCCATTCACGGTCATCCTGCTGCTCATGTGCTTCACCCTCTACAGACTGCTGAGGAAAGAAATAAAACCAAAGCCGAAAGTTCCTAAGAAATAA
- a CDS encoding HAD family hydrolase produces the protein MITSITSDMDGTLLNEHQEVSEANKKAILEAQKQGIEFMVATGRSYEEARYVLADAGIFCDIICVNGAEVRNKDGEIIHQAGIQSDHAKDIAAALNETGIYFEVYTDKGTYTENYEMGIELIVDIFTTANPEVTEEQVRQAARERFEKGHINLVEDYGNIFNDESQLVYKFLVFSFDDDQLKAANEKLKGIGGIAVSSSGKENLEVNSIDAQKGFALQKLLKDKGLSAEQAMAMGDNLNDLSMMKVVGRPVAMGNALDEIKEYCTYQTALNREDGVAKAIREALQSPVK, from the coding sequence ATGATTACAAGCATAACCAGCGATATGGACGGAACATTATTAAATGAACATCAAGAAGTCAGTGAAGCCAATAAAAAAGCGATCCTAGAAGCTCAAAAGCAAGGAATTGAATTCATGGTGGCAACGGGGCGTTCTTACGAAGAAGCGCGATACGTCCTGGCGGATGCCGGCATTTTCTGCGATATCATCTGTGTAAATGGTGCAGAGGTCAGAAACAAGGACGGAGAAATCATCCATCAGGCCGGCATCCAGTCTGATCACGCCAAAGATATCGCAGCAGCCCTGAATGAAACAGGTATTTATTTTGAAGTCTACACAGACAAAGGTACCTATACGGAAAACTATGAGATGGGCATTGAACTGATCGTCGATATTTTTACGACAGCCAATCCTGAAGTGACCGAGGAACAAGTGAGGCAGGCCGCGCGTGAACGTTTTGAAAAAGGTCATATCAATCTTGTCGAAGATTATGGGAACATATTTAATGACGAATCCCAGCTCGTATATAAATTCCTCGTTTTTTCTTTTGACGATGATCAGCTGAAGGCAGCGAATGAAAAGCTGAAAGGCATCGGGGGGATCGCGGTCAGCTCCTCAGGTAAGGAAAACCTGGAAGTGAACAGCATTGACGCGCAAAAAGGCTTTGCCCTGCAGAAGCTTTTAAAGGACAAAGGATTATCGGCGGAGCAGGCGATGGCAATGGGCGATAACCTGAATGACCTGTCGATGATGAAAGTGGTTGGCCGACCGGTCGCCATGGGGAACGCACTTGATGAAATCAAGGAATACTGTACGTATCAAACAGCCCTTAACCGTGAAGACGGCGTGGCCAAAGCCATCAGGGAGGCCCTTCAATCCCCTGTGAAATAG
- a CDS encoding sorbosone dehydrogenase family protein, whose product MRSILFQKRLAVTIGLLLILASCGGQQEEESESVSKRETEHKVLAENLSIPWSIVKDGEDFYLTERTGGIVEIKGGKQTEKKVNLSKPLASQPEAGFMGLVLHPDFKENQQAFAYYTYNDEDGTPYNRVVVLQRSEEAWNETEVLLDKIPSGAQYHHGGRLKIGPNGKLYITTGDATQEEKAQELSFLGGKILRINLDGSIPDDNPFGDSPVYSYGHRNPQGLAWNDEGELYGTEHGPNGYDEVNLLQAGKNYGWPEITGDETAEGMVSPLAHSGEPSWAPSGAGFWKDKLVFAALGGQSVKLFDPATREVTTLIEGFGRIRDVLVEGDTLYFVSNNTDGRGIPKANDDKLYEVDLGSLTMEE is encoded by the coding sequence ATGAGATCCATTTTATTTCAAAAAAGATTGGCAGTGACGATCGGACTTCTGCTCATTCTGGCATCATGCGGAGGACAACAAGAAGAAGAAAGCGAGTCAGTCAGCAAGCGCGAAACTGAACATAAAGTATTGGCCGAGAATCTTTCCATTCCATGGTCGATTGTCAAGGATGGAGAGGATTTCTACCTGACAGAACGGACAGGCGGTATCGTTGAAATCAAGGGCGGCAAGCAGACCGAGAAGAAAGTAAACCTCTCCAAACCGCTTGCCAGTCAGCCGGAAGCAGGATTCATGGGGCTGGTCCTTCATCCTGATTTCAAGGAGAATCAGCAGGCGTTTGCCTACTACACCTATAACGATGAAGACGGAACACCATATAACAGGGTGGTGGTGCTCCAAAGGTCAGAAGAGGCTTGGAATGAAACAGAGGTCCTCCTTGATAAGATCCCAAGCGGGGCACAGTATCATCACGGAGGCCGGCTGAAAATCGGGCCGAACGGGAAGCTCTACATCACCACGGGGGATGCCACCCAGGAAGAAAAAGCCCAGGAGCTGTCCTTCCTTGGAGGCAAAATCCTGAGGATCAACCTGGACGGCAGCATCCCGGATGACAATCCGTTCGGGGACTCCCCGGTTTATTCATACGGCCACCGCAACCCTCAAGGCCTGGCCTGGAATGATGAAGGGGAATTGTATGGCACAGAGCACGGACCTAACGGCTACGATGAGGTGAACCTCCTCCAGGCCGGGAAGAATTATGGCTGGCCGGAGATCACCGGAGACGAAACAGCCGAAGGGATGGTGTCACCCCTTGCCCATTCAGGAGAGCCTTCATGGGCACCATCGGGAGCAGGTTTCTGGAAGGATAAGCTCGTTTTTGCCGCCCTTGGCGGACAGAGTGTCAAACTCTTTGATCCTGCGACGAGAGAGGTGACGACTCTGATCGAGGGGTTCGGCCGGATCCGTGACGTACTGGTCGAAGGGGACACCCTCTATTTTGTATCGAATAACACCGACGGCCGGGGAATCCCCAAGGCAAATGATGATAAGCTGTACGAAGTGGATTTGGGTTCTTTGACGATGGAAGAATAA